A stretch of DNA from Brevibacillus ruminantium:
GGGATAGATTCCATGTTGCCATCGGTGTGTTCCTCCTCTCCTTTCCCAACATACGTAGATAGAAGATTTTTGTCTCAAATTTACATTTTAACAAAAAAGATGCCGATAATCGCGGAAAGCTGCACTTTGGGCCAAGGCAATTATTTTGGCCCAGGGCTATTATACGATCCGTCCAGAATATACGTGCAAACTTGCTCAATCTCACCCCTGGCTTTTCCAGAAATGGCCCAGATTTTCCCCTTGTTCTCCACGTACAGCGTATAGTTTTGATCCACTTCTACCCAAATGACGGGCAGTCCTTTGAAGCGATCCGCTTGCAGGTACAGCTTTTCAGCGTCTGCTACGATATGTGCGATCACCGGAGCATGGGGGATGGGCAACCAGCAGGTCACAACAAGCCCCTCGCTGTTTTCGATCCAGTTCCATCCGTATGAATTTTGCCAGACGGGTCTGTCCTCTTTGTCATAGCCAGCTATCGTCCCCTTGATCGGAGGGTTATGGGCAAGATGTCTTTCGAGCACGATGACATCGATTTGCCAGCCTTCCACAGATGCAGAACCTGCCGCTACTCTTTTCCGAATAGGTAATCCCTGAATGTCCCGTAAAGCCAGCCTCTCAGCCAGAGTTGAAACACCCCAGGCCATACGTTCCTCATCGCTCGTATCATCAACAGGGGGAAGCCTGTACACACCGCCAAACAGCAAAAACTGGCAGCCATATTTGATCGGCTTCCCTTGGAAAAGCAGCCACCGGTCAAGCGCAGCCGCAGCCAGCCATTTGGCCTCTGTACAGCCCATGTCCACTGCTCTTTTTGCCCAGTGATAAGCCTGCAGCCAATCCGGCAGCTCTTCTCCGTGCTGAAAAATAACAGCAGCGAACAGAAAATCTTCTGCATCCCTCAATCCGCCCTCAACTTCGATCTTTCTGACTCGTTCTCGCCGAGCGCGGTCCCTTTCTACTCGGCTCGGATTCATCTCTCGCAAATCCTTCTGATCTTCTTCCAGTAATCGCCGGAGCTCTGTATTCACAAACTCTCTCCTTATCTCCCGAGGAACTTTCTTTCTCTTTCTGTCTGTTTGCTTGCGGTTGTCGATAGCGAATGCTTCTCCCTTATTATAGTAAATCGTTCCCGAGCAAGGACAGAGGTTTTCCGTAGAGGATCAATAGATATCGAACAAACATTCCTCTTTTCAATCATTTATGGTAGAATGTATGTTCGATTCTATTCTGACAAAGCACTTTGTACATATGAGGAGGATGAACGGATGTCTGTCATCAAAAAACGCGATTCCATCCAATTGCTTCAGCTTGTTCCCACATTTCCCTGGTACGTAGAAAAGTTTGTTGAACATAAAAAAAGTAAAAAAAATTCGCCTTCGACACTTTTGGGGTACCTGCGTGACTTTTCTTTTTTCTTCAAATGGCTGATCGCCGAGGGATTGACGCCAGCCAGAGAGATCAAAGAGATTCCGCTGGAGACTTTAAATGATCTAAAAAAAGAAACGGTTGAGAGCTATATCTTGTATCTGCAAGAATCCCACTTGTTTGAGCGAACGGGACTTTTGCAAAAGCCAACACGAAGCGCGACGAGAGAGTACAGTGATCGAACCATCCAGCGCAAAATCTCCAGTCTCAAATCGCTGTTTACCTATTTGTCCGCGCTGGCTGAGGACGAACATGGCGAGTCGTATTTGACGCGCAATGTCATGGCCAAGATTGAACTGGAAGCAGAGGAAGCGACCCCTTTGGCTCGCGCACACGCGATCCGTTCGAAAATCCTGATTGATGAACAGATTCATCAGTTCGTGGATTTTGTTCAAACCGGCTACCTCGCTCACTGCGACACAACCAAAAAACGGCAATACCACGAACAAAACCGCGATCGCGATACTGCGCTGATTGCACTGATCCTGTCCGGCGGTTTTCGCGTATCGGAAATCGTCAATCTGGACCTGTCCGACGTGGTCCTGGAAAAAAATCAGCTTCGGATGATACGCAAAGGAAAGAAAGAGGATGCTCCATTTTTCAGTGATTGGGGAAAAGCCTACCTGCAGCGTTATTTGGCCGTGCGTCATACCTATCAGCCTTCCGAATCAGAACAAGCTGTTTTTTTGGCGGTATCTCCGACGAAACCATATGGACACCGCATCGAGGTACGAACCATTCAAAAGCTGGTGAAAAAATATGCCCAAGCCTTTGGCATCCCCGATTTATCGGTTCACAAGCTGAGACATAGCTTTGCAACCCAATTCTTGCGCCTCAATCCGGACGCCCACCAGCTCCAGGCACAATTAGGGCACTCCAAGATAGAGACGACAATGCAGTATGCCCATGTACTGGAGGATGCATTGAGCAAAGCAGTTAATCGTACCACCTGATAGAATCGAAGTACTGGATATAACCGCTAAAGATTGTTTGGATGGGGCTTCCCCTCCTTATGGCAGTTCGGCGGCTCGATTGACAAAAGGATGACAGCCATTCCAAAGTACAGAGGCTCCACCTGATAGTAGGTGGAGCCTCTGCCTGTCAAGAAGCTGCTGGAGCATTATTTGCTTGCAGCCGAATCGTTTCCATCAACGCTTGCTCTTTCTCTTCCTCAGAAATGATGTGAAGCTCGGTCATCCTCTCCAGTACGACATGCTGTCTGTATTTTGCTTTTTCCCAATGCCTGATCGGCGAATAGGACTCAGGCGCTTTAGGCAGAGAAGCCAAAATGGCCGATTCTCCGATGGTGAGCCCCTCTACCCCCTGCTTCTGTCCTTTTTCGAAATAAAACTGTGCGGCTTTCCCGATTCCATATTGACCGTGACCGAAATAAATCACGTTCAGATACATCTCCAATAGCTCCATCTTCGTATACCGCTTCTCCAGTTCCATCGCAATGGCCATCTCTTTTACTTTTCGCCACATCGTTTTGTCCTGTGTCAAAAATAGATTGCGCGCTAGCTGCATGGTGATGGTACTGCCGCCCTGCTGGTAGGAGCCTGCGTGCAGGTCGATCCATACGGCACGCACGAGAGCCGCCGGATCTACTCCATCATGCTGCATAAAGCGATGGTCTTCAATCGCCACAAATGCCTTCCAGAGATGAGCCGGCATCTGATCGATCGTAATATAGGAAGGTGTCTGTTTTCTAAGGCCTGTAAGTTTGGCATCATCGATCCACATGCTCCCAGCCGCAGCCATTGCGAACGGGAGAAGATAAGTAAGACAAATGATCGAAACGGAAAGCGCCACAACCCAATTTTTCCAGGGAATCGGCTTCCTGCTGGCTGAAACTGTTTCTGCGGACCGGAGCAATTTTCCTTCATCGATGGGAACAAGTATATGACTCATACAGGATCACCCCTGTTTTTATTTCTCTCTTCATTATAAGGAGATTGAGGGTGTATTCCTATCGAATCCACTTACAGCCAGCTTACAAAATCGTAATGTTTGAAAAAACAAGCCCGGCCTAAGCGCCGGGCGATCTGTTAGGAATGGGATTGATGTTTTTCCTGTTGACGAAGCTCAATGCGGCGAATTTTCCCTGAAGTCGTCTTGGGAAGCTCTGAGACGAACTCCACTTTCCTTGGATATTTATACGGCGCCGTCAGCGTCTTGACATGCTCTTGCAACTCACTCACCAACTCAGCAGAGGGCTGAATTCCCTGCTTCAGTACGACGTAGGCTTTTACCACATGTCCGCGCTCGGGGTCTGGGCTGGCGACCGCAGCGCATTCTGCGACTGCCGCATGTTTCACCAGTGCATCCTCCACCTCAAATGGGCCAATCGTATAGCCCCCGGAAATGATGATGTCATCGGATCGTCCTTCAAACCAGATGTATCCTTCCTCGTCCATACGCCCTTGGTCACCGGTCACGTACCAATTCCCCCGGTACGCTTTGGCTGTCCGTTCCGGATCATTCAGGTACCCGCGAAACAGGGCAAGCATCTCTCGATCAATCGCGATGTCCCCAACCTCTCCCTGCGGCACCTCAACCCCTTCTTCATCGATAATCGCCACGCGAACGACTGGAGAAGGTCTGCCCATGGAACCCGGTTTCGGCTCCATCCCCACAAAGGTGCCCACCAATAGCGTGTTTTCCGTTTGCCCGTATCCGTCACGCACAGTGAGAGCAAATACTCTGCGGAAGGTGTCAATCACTTCTCTGTTCAAAGGCTCGCCTGCCGAACAGGCACTGCGCAAGGCTTGCAAAGAATAGTTCTCCAGATCCGGCGCTTTGGCCATCAAGCGGTACTCTGTTGGTGTCGCGCAAAGAACAGTGATCGGGTAGCGTTGCAAAAGAGTCAGGTAGGACTCCGGGTCAAAGCGCCCTTTGTAGACGAAAGCCGTCGCCCCCATCCCCAGGGTAGAAACGAACGGACTCCACACCCACTTCGCCCAGCCTGGGCCCGCCGTCGCCCATACGAGATCGCCTTCCTGCACATCCAGCCACAGCTTTGCGGCAACAGCCAGATGCGCGAATGGCCACCCGTGGACATGCATGACACCTTTGGGCCCTCCTGTGGTGCCCGATGTATAGGAAAGAAAGGCAAGCTCATCTGACTTCGTCTGTACACAAGCAAAAGTGTCGGACTGATCTGTCAAAAGCTCAGACAGGGCAATCCAGCCTTCAAAGCTGGAGCCGATTGTGATATAGCGTTCCAGAGACGGGCAAAGCTCACGGATCTGATCCACTTCTGCTCTGATTCCATCAAAGCCGATGATTGCTTTTGCCTGGGCATGATTGACACGGTATTCAATGTCCTTGGTACGCAGCATCTCCGATCCCGGCATCACGACCGCGCCCAGCTTCATCAGCCCTAGATAAATGGCGTAGGCCTCGATCCCCCTAGGAACAAGCACAAGTACCTTATCTCCACGTTCAAGGCCCAGAGACTGAAGGCCACTTGCGACCCGATTGGAATACTTTCTCAGTTCGTCGTAGGTAAGTATCCGCTCTGAACCATCTGCATTCACTTCCCAGACAGCCCGGCGACTCGCGTCACGATCTGCCCATTGATCCACCTGAGCGGCAAAATTATAATGCTCCGGCAATTGAAGCTGCATGCACAATCCCCCATTTCCTTCAGGTATAGTAGGAAGATTCTCCGTTTTTTCAATTTTCCCTTTTTCAGAAATGATGGATATTCACTCGCTTCCATAACTATGCAGAGACAGTCCTCTTTTTCAGCACGAGCCACGCTCCCAGATAGACGGCAGCAAGTCCCGCTTCCTCCCGGTAGGACATCCAGCCTGTCACGCCTGTTTCTCCTACTGAAAGCGTGAAATGCAGAATCACCCACAGACCAAGCCCAAGCAGCAGGACACCTACCCGTTCTCTTGTGGAAGCCTTTTGGCGCATCCGGGGAAACGAGAGTATCATCAGAACGGAAAGCATCAGCAGCGCCTCCCATAGATTTAGCGGGAGATAGTGACGCCCGTCTTGCTCCCACCCCCATGCCTCAACAGCAGGACCATATCCTTTGACCAGAACAGAATAAGCGGCGCCAAGAAATGCGCACAGCGCAAGCAACCATTCGATTGTCTTTAGATCCAACCATTTTCCTCTGATGCCCTGTGCGAGGAACATGAGTGTTCCTGCCACAGCAGCAGCCTCCAACCCGTATGCGCCGCCATTGTAAAAGAGAAGTCGCGTCGGATTGACCAATAAATCCGTTCCTGCCTCAAGCACAGGCCACAGCTTGTACACGAGCAAGGCCACTACAAGGGCATTTCCTCCCGCCTGCAAAAAAGCAGAGACGCTTTCCTTCTCTGAATCCACACGCTTGATCCAAAAGGAAAAGAGCAGGACAGCGACGGCGAAAGTGAGCAGCTGGACAGGTAGTTGCAAAGGACCTACAGACAGCGTACTGCCTGGCTCCAGCATCAGGACCCCTCCTTCAACAGGGGTTTCACAGCTCTTTCAAACTCTTCTATCGTTAACGGACCGATTTTTTTAAAGACGATCCTCCCTGTGTCATCCAGAATAAAGCTCGTCGGCATGGCGATAATTTGATACGCTTTGCTAATCTCCGCCTGCGGATCGACCACAATCGGATACTGCATCTCATACAAGGACGCAAAGTCTCGGGCAGCCTCCTCCGAGTCATTAAACGTGGTATTGATGCCAATAAAGGCGACCTGCTTTTCATAGCGCTCATGTAACGAAATCAAATCCGGCATTTCGGCCTTACAGGGAGGGCACCAGCTCGCCCAGAAATTGAGAAAGATGGGCTTCCCCGGATAATCCCCAAGCGCGATGTCTTCCCCTTCTAATGTTTTTCCTTGAAACACTGGTGCCTGAAAGTGGACCTGCGGTTTTGTTTGCGGCGTGTCCAATGTTTGCTTCTGAATTTTTGGGCCCATTACCAAATAAGTCGCCAACAAGACGATTGCAATAACCAGCGGATAGCGGAAATTCATCGCTGCGAAACACCTCCACCTGCAACGATGAAGGTCTTACCACCATTTGTCAACGTCAGGAGTGTAACAAATGTCCCTGACCTTCGTCCTATTTATCAGAAAGAACGAAACAGACTCTCACGCGCATTGCATGAGAGCCTGCTATCATTATTGGTAAGCAGAAAAGTGTAAATGGTTTATTCCGGAATCACACGTTGTACTTTTACTACGCGACGTTCCCAGTTGGTATTAAAAAATGTTGAGTATGTAACCCCTGGACTTCCGTAAGTGTGTAAAATTTTGCCATCTCCGGCATAGATCGCGACATGCGTAATGCGATCAGATTTGGCAGTCGGAGATGCCTTCATGAACACCAAATCGCCCTTTTTCAGGTTTTTCAGAGAAACCGTTTTCCCTACAGTGGATTGCTGACGAGAATCACGCGGCAGCTCGATCCCTGCTTCTTTAAACACACGCTGCGTAAATGAAGAGCAGTCAAATGTCTTGGTTGTTGTTTTGCTGGATCCAAATTTGTACGGGGTTTTCAAGTACTTTTCACCGTTTTTGATCACCTGATTGGCAAGTTTGGTCGCAGCCGTCGAGGTGTTGGGCTTCGTTGTATTTGAGTTGCTCGTTTCGGACAGATAGCGTCTTGCACCGAGAAATTTCTTCTCATAGGCAGAGTACTTTTTCACAACCACCTTGCTCTCACCTTGTGAAGAATAGATAAATTGGTCATTGCCTACATAAACACCCATAAAAGATGGGGAGCCTTTTCCATTCGAAGAGAAGAACACCAAGTCGCCTGCTTTTACATTTGTGCGGCTAACTTTGGTTCCTCCTTGATACAGCTTCGAAATCGTGTCACTGATTTTTACGCCTGCCTGATTGTAGACATAGGTGGCTAAACCAGCCGAACCGAAACGACTAGGGCCCTCGGCACCAAATTTGTAATCTTTCCCAACCAGTGATTTGGTCAGGCTCACGATCCGTTCGGATTTTCCTGAATCTTGCGAATAAGCGGCCGCTTGTCCTACTTGACCACCCATTAACAGGGACGTACTCAGCATGACGGCGATAGTCGATTTCATCACCCAATCTCTTTTCGTCACTCTCTTTTCCTCCTTGTCATGTTGTGATCCCAATCTTGGGTACATGCACAGGTTACCGCAGGAGGAAACAGGAGGATAAGACCGTAAAATTTTCCAATGCGTTTTTTGGTAATATGGCCCTACCAAAAAAACAAAGGTTTTGCTTGGAAATTCTACTCCTTAGTTCATAGTGCCCAGATAAAATGAAGGCTGGAGGCAAGTGAAAGTAAATAACCATCTTCTGCTAGATTGTGTCAGAAGATGGCTTTCTCCAAGCGTTCTCAAGATAATTTTGCTGTAAACTCTCCCCATTTTTCTTTCCCAAAAAACAGGCCAAAATGATCCCCATTTTTCGTCGCACCCACCCCATCAGGTGTTCCTGTAAAAATCAGATCGCCCTGACCGAGCCCAAAGTGTTCACCGGTAAAACGAATGATCGTCATCAAATCAAAAATCACATCACGAATATTGCCACGTTGGACCTGCTCGCCGTTTTTCTGTAGGGAAAAGTCCGTTTCCTGGCAAGCCTGCAAACCAGGGAATGGACGGAATGAGGTGACAACGGCCGAATTCGGAAAACCTTTTGCGAGCAACCAGGGATAGCCTTTTTTCTTCAGCTCACTCTGTACATCGCGCAGCGTAAAATCGATGCCTACAGCAATGTGATCGACCATTTCCTCCAAGCTCGCCTCAGGGGAATACGGGCGGGCGATATGAATGACAAGCTCTGTTTCATAATGCAGCTCCCCCCGATCACCCGGCAGTACGATCTCACGTCCATCTGCTACTGCCAGGGCGTGCGTCGGTTTGCCAAACAGCATCGGCGCGGTTGGTACGGCATTTCCCAGCTCTTCCGCATGAAGCTTATAGTTGCGGCCAACGCAGTAAATATTTCGGATTCCTTCCATTCTGCTCTCCTCCCAATGTCTACATGATTCTTTCACTATACCATTGAACATCCGCAAGAGAATAGATGGATCTGTCTGTGACGATTTACTTCCCCTTGTGCCAGAGACGGGCGTTTCCCTGCTCCTCCAGTTTACTGATGATCTCCCAGATAGAGAGAAGCATGTTTTCCAAATCACAGTCCTCCTGTTCCTCCCAGCGAAACTGGTAAGTTAGAACAGAAGCGGTCTCATCCAAATGTGCCGCAGTCACTTCTACCTCTTTGAATGATTGAAGATGATGAAAGCGAGCAGACAACGTATCGGCTAACGGGAACAGCCCATCCCAGTCATCCGGTTGATACGTGGACGTCACTTCAATTTGGAAAACGGGTGCCCTTGCCTCTTTTTCAAAGACAACGTAATCCTCCTGATAAAAGCGGACGCCGCATGGGAGGCTATCCTGCAGGGTAAAGCGCAGATTTACCGGCAAATCACTGGGCTTCAGGGCTGCAATCAGGCGTCCAGGCAAGAGAAAAGCGCCAGACGAATCGCTCTCAATCTGTTCTCCCAACACATTGACAATGGTTCCGCCTCCCGTCACTTCTTTCCTCGTGACAACGTACATACTCATTCCCTCCTTACCCACCAGTATGTTCGGATGACAAGGAGTTCAAAACGGCCCCAATATGAAGGCGGTCCATTCACATCGATCAAGACAATGAGCGATAAATATTTTCCGTATACTTCGTTATAGCTTCATCGTAATCTGGATACTGATATCCGAGACTTTCCGCCACAGCCTTTGAGTATTTTCTAAATAACTCATAACACCTAAATAAAGACTTCCACATTTCTTGATACCCATTCTCAGAATAGGTTGATAGTAAATCTTCCCAATCTTCATTGGGAAGGTAACGATCGATAAACTTATAGTTCTTCCCCACACTGAAGGTGTATCCATGTTCTGATCCGATTTGCCAAGCCATCATTCTTAATAAATTAGGTCTTGCAATCTCGTTTAAATGGTCGATGGCAAAAAGTATTTCTTTTCTCGCCAATCCTTTTACGACGTAAGTTGAAACCATCCAGAACTCATTGCAACAATCATCAAACTCTCTTTCATTTGGCCTTTTTATCCAATACTGCCGATCGTTTGCGATGACTTCATTTTTGATTCGGGTGTCCTTATCGAGCAAGATCTCAACTAATCCGTCACTTTGGGTAAAATAATCCTCAACCTCGTTCATTGGAATAAGAGTTAGGTCTAATTTATTACCATCCTCAAAAATGATTAAATACGAAAACCAACTGCCTAATTCTGACGGAAAAAGTTCCATATCCTCGGGTTTTTGCATCATAACACGATTTCCAAAAACAGTAAGCCACTGATCATCTTCCTTAAAAGAATCAAGATCTGTGACAAAGTAAGAAATATCATAATCCTGGAATCGATCAGGGAGAATATTTTTGTTTGTACGAGACCCTTCCAACGTTACCAATCGGATCCTGTCATCATTCCTGGCAAAATCTACAAGCATATTCATCATTTCCTGTTCACTTCTCAATACAGTAGTCCTCCGTTCCTATTTTTTTGTTTTGGAGCATGAAAATGATGACGAAGGCTAACATTTATTCGTCACATTTAGACGGTAGTTTTTTTTTCGCCTGTTCTGGTCCATCATGATCGGTATGACCAAGTATAGGGCGTATGCGATTGCCATCCAGGCTGTGAAGGAAATAACCTGCGATTCATCTAAAGCAGGGAAAATGAACGAGTGATACGATATAGAAAAGGTATCCAACGTTAAACCGATGATGGTGCCAATGATACCGAACTTTAATGAAGCGTGATCTGTTTTATCGAAGATGAGATAAGCAGTAGTGACAAGCCACAAAACAACGCCCGTGCAGGCAACCAATAAAATAAGACTGATCGTGAACTCATGTGTACCTGGAGGATAGAGGACTTTATTGCCAAAAAGTATGAAAAAGAGGGTTGCAAGAATCCAGACGAACAAACCCCAGATCGATGGAAGCAAGTATTTTTTCATTGTCCGCCCTCCTGTACACGCAAATGACCAAGCGCAATCAAAACCTGTTCCAGCTCTTCGTATGTTTTTTCTACGGGAAAATCCTTCTGCAATAATGCCTGAAGAGCCAATCCGTCAAAAATAGCATTGAAGAGGATACCCCAGGTGGTAAGGGAAACCCCTTCTACCGGTGATTCTGTCCATAACTTCGATAGCTTCTCAGACAAATGCTTATTTTCCGCGGAAATCACTTCTCCCAGTTGCCCTCTGATTTTATCATTGTGAAAACTTGAAGCTACCATTGTGTAAAACAGCCTATGAAAAAATGAATCGTAGGAACAGCGACTTTTTGCAGAATCTAAAGCCTGTCTAATCTGTCGTTCGTTCTGTTTGGATATTTCGTCCCAAGAGCTTTCGCAAATGTCCTGAACAATGCTTAGCAACAACTGTTCTTTGGTTCGAAAGTGGTAATACACCGTGCCTTGGGTCACGCCTGCCGTCTCAGCAACTCCTCGCAACGTAAACTGATCCATACCTTTCTCCACCAGACATTGCTTCGCGAATTTGAGCAAATCTCCTTTATGAATGACATTTGGTTTCGCCATTCCACCACCGCCCTTCTTAGTTATTCAACTAACTAACTTCTAATGAGGTAAATTCTACCAAAGGGGAAGAGATGTTTCAATCCCGATTTCTTATGAAATTAGAAAAACTTTGGCTTATCGCTTATCGCCTAGTCAAATAGCGAAAGCCTTCGTTTTACTTATACTTTCATCATTTATCGTGTTAGCGAAATTAAACCTTCCGAAAGTACAAAAAAGACATGAACTGCAAGAGCTTTGCATTCACGTCCTTCAGATATCCTGCATGATGTTTTTCCCGGTTGGACGGCCTCATCGCCTAAAGAAGCAAAAGCGAGTGGTACGTTAGGAAGCCTCGGTCACTTGCTGAAATGCCTTAAGAAAATTTTCAACTGGATGGGCACCGGAAAGAGCCAGCTTCCTGTCGATCACAAAAAAGGGAACGCCGGTAATTTCCAATTCTTGCGCGTATTGAAGATCAGCCTCGATTTCCTCAAGACCTTCGCCTTTTTCCAGGCGTTGTTTCGTTTCATTTTGATCCATCCCAAGCGCAGAAGCAATCGACAAAAGCACCTCTGCTTGACCGATGTCTTTCCCCTCTTCAAAATAGGCGCGGTACACGGCATCGACGACTTCTGTCTGCTTTTCGGGAGGAGCCAGCTTGATCAGTTGGTGAGAAGCAAGCGTATTTGGCCACATGGTTACTTTCTCAAACTGAAAGGGCACTCCCGATGCCGCCCCTGCGTTGGCCGCATGCTGGACCATCTGCTTGGCTGCATCCGGTCCTCCTTTCATGGACGACATATATTCCAGGAACGGAACCCCCTCTTTCGGCGTATCCGGATTCAACTGAAAGGCGCGGTAGCGTATCTCCACAGCTTCACCATTCCACTGTTTTAGCGCGTCAAATAGATGCTTTTTGCCGATGCGGCACCAAGGACAGATCGTGTCCTGAAAAATTTCAATGATCATCTCTGAAAACCTCATTTCCATCGAGTTAGGTTTATTGTATCCCATCATCACTACTTATGTAAGTAAATATTTTTTCGTAAGTTACAACTTGCGTTGCAGGGCTTACTCTTTAAAAGTATAAGTACTAAATCCCAATTTGAACTTATCAGCCTCATACTAAATCCATAATTCGTCTCTCTAACAAACAAAGAAATGCTCAATGACTGCCTGCTGCAAAGCGCCAATGAGCATTAAATTATCGTTCCTAGTTAGCAGAACTCACAATATCTAGTTAGACGGATTTTAGAAGGGTGTTTTGTCCCGCTGCTAGTCTCCAAACTTTCGTTTCCTTGACCATTACGTAGATAGCAATGCTTTCTTGCCCTCCGTCGATTCGTATACCATCAGAAGTTGTTGAATACTGACGGACATGAACAACAGCTACATTGGAATTAATGAACGAGATGCTGTCAACAGTATATTTGCTATAAGAATTACTTAAAGGGCCTGTTAAAACGAGTTTGTGCACTTTATTTATTTCATTCCAACCTGACAACTTTTCACCCATTACATTCACCCAAGTGGCGTTTTGTGTGAAATGACTGTCCAGCGCATCTGCATCGTGCCGATTAAACGCCGCCTCCATTTGACTAACTACATGTTTGATAAGCTCGCGATCTTGCTCCAATGATCCCTCTTCTTTATATACCACAGTAATTCCTCCCTTAATTGCTCTCTTCATTGTTAAATCTGATACTATAACATATTATCAATAATATCTAATACATCATTTTCATGAGTATCATGCCAAATCGTATATAAATGGAGGGAATCATGGATACTTCGCATTTGTATTACTTTCGTACTATCGCAAGAATTCAACATATGACCAAAGCAGCCGAAGAACTGCAAATTACTCAACCTTCATTAAGCAAAATAATTGCTCGTCTTGAGGAAGATCTTGGTATCCCCCTCTTTGACCGACAGGGGAGAAACATAAGATTAAACACGTTTGGGAAAGTGTTCCTTCGAAAGGTAGAAATTGCTCTAAACGCATTGGAAGATGGAAGGAAAGAAATTGAAGAACTTTCGGGGTTGTATTCAGGCAGTGTACACT
This window harbors:
- a CDS encoding TetR/AcrR family transcriptional regulator encodes the protein MDQFTLRGVAETAGVTQGTVYYHFRTKEQLLLSIVQDICESSWDEISKQNERQIRQALDSAKSRCSYDSFFHRLFYTMVASSFHNDKIRGQLGEVISAENKHLSEKLSKLWTESPVEGVSLTTWGILFNAIFDGLALQALLQKDFPVEKTYEELEQVLIALGHLRVQEGGQ
- a CDS encoding acyl-CoA synthetase; amino-acid sequence: MQLQLPEHYNFAAQVDQWADRDASRRAVWEVNADGSERILTYDELRKYSNRVASGLQSLGLERGDKVLVLVPRGIEAYAIYLGLMKLGAVVMPGSEMLRTKDIEYRVNHAQAKAIIGFDGIRAEVDQIRELCPSLERYITIGSSFEGWIALSELLTDQSDTFACVQTKSDELAFLSYTSGTTGGPKGVMHVHGWPFAHLAVAAKLWLDVQEGDLVWATAGPGWAKWVWSPFVSTLGMGATAFVYKGRFDPESYLTLLQRYPITVLCATPTEYRLMAKAPDLENYSLQALRSACSAGEPLNREVIDTFRRVFALTVRDGYGQTENTLLVGTFVGMEPKPGSMGRPSPVVRVAIIDEEGVEVPQGEVGDIAIDREMLALFRGYLNDPERTAKAYRGNWYVTGDQGRMDEEGYIWFEGRSDDIIISGGYTIGPFEVEDALVKHAAVAECAAVASPDPERGHVVKAYVVLKQGIQPSAELVSELQEHVKTLTAPYKYPRKVEFVSELPKTTSGKIRRIELRQQEKHQSHS
- a CDS encoding TlpA family protein disulfide reductase, whose translation is MNFRYPLVIAIVLLATYLVMGPKIQKQTLDTPQTKPQVHFQAPVFQGKTLEGEDIALGDYPGKPIFLNFWASWCPPCKAEMPDLISLHERYEKQVAFIGINTTFNDSEEAARDFASLYEMQYPIVVDPQAEISKAYQIIAMPTSFILDDTGRIVFKKIGPLTIEEFERAVKPLLKEGS
- a CDS encoding C40 family peptidase; amino-acid sequence: MTKRDWVMKSTIAVMLSTSLLMGGQVGQAAAYSQDSGKSERIVSLTKSLVGKDYKFGAEGPSRFGSAGLATYVYNQAGVKISDTISKLYQGGTKVSRTNVKAGDLVFFSSNGKGSPSFMGVYVGNDQFIYSSQGESKVVVKKYSAYEKKFLGARRYLSETSNSNTTKPNTSTAATKLANQVIKNGEKYLKTPYKFGSSKTTTKTFDCSSFTQRVFKEAGIELPRDSRQQSTVGKTVSLKNLKKGDLVFMKASPTAKSDRITHVAIYAGDGKILHTYGSPGVTYSTFFNTNWERRVVKVQRVIPE
- a CDS encoding transglycosylase domain-containing protein, whose amino-acid sequence is MSHILVPIDEGKLLRSAETVSASRKPIPWKNWVVALSVSIICLTYLLPFAMAAAGSMWIDDAKLTGLRKQTPSYITIDQMPAHLWKAFVAIEDHRFMQHDGVDPAALVRAVWIDLHAGSYQQGGSTITMQLARNLFLTQDKTMWRKVKEMAIAMELEKRYTKMELLEMYLNVIYFGHGQYGIGKAAQFYFEKGQKQGVEGLTIGESAILASLPKAPESYSPIRHWEKAKYRQHVVLERMTELHIISEEEKEQALMETIRLQANNAPAAS
- a CDS encoding fumarylacetoacetate hydrolase family protein; translation: MEGIRNIYCVGRNYKLHAEELGNAVPTAPMLFGKPTHALAVADGREIVLPGDRGELHYETELVIHIARPYSPEASLEEMVDHIAVGIDFTLRDVQSELKKKGYPWLLAKGFPNSAVVTSFRPFPGLQACQETDFSLQKNGEQVQRGNIRDVIFDLMTIIRFTGEHFGLGQGDLIFTGTPDGVGATKNGDHFGLFFGKEKWGEFTAKLS
- the xerS gene encoding tyrosine recombinase XerS, producing the protein MSVIKKRDSIQLLQLVPTFPWYVEKFVEHKKSKKNSPSTLLGYLRDFSFFFKWLIAEGLTPAREIKEIPLETLNDLKKETVESYILYLQESHLFERTGLLQKPTRSATREYSDRTIQRKISSLKSLFTYLSALAEDEHGESYLTRNVMAKIELEAEEATPLARAHAIRSKILIDEQIHQFVDFVQTGYLAHCDTTKKRQYHEQNRDRDTALIALILSGGFRVSEIVNLDLSDVVLEKNQLRMIRKGKKEDAPFFSDWGKAYLQRYLAVRHTYQPSESEQAVFLAVSPTKPYGHRIEVRTIQKLVKKYAQAFGIPDLSVHKLRHSFATQFLRLNPDAHQLQAQLGHSKIETTMQYAHVLEDALSKAVNRTT
- a CDS encoding DUF5367 family protein — its product is MKKYLLPSIWGLFVWILATLFFILFGNKVLYPPGTHEFTISLILLVACTGVVLWLVTTAYLIFDKTDHASLKFGIIGTIIGLTLDTFSISYHSFIFPALDESQVISFTAWMAIAYALYLVIPIMMDQNRRKKNYRLNVTNKC
- the ant(6) gene encoding aminoglycoside 6-adenylyltransferase, whose amino-acid sequence is MRSEQEMMNMLVDFARNDDRIRLVTLEGSRTNKNILPDRFQDYDISYFVTDLDSFKEDDQWLTVFGNRVMMQKPEDMELFPSELGSWFSYLIIFEDGNKLDLTLIPMNEVEDYFTQSDGLVEILLDKDTRIKNEVIANDRQYWIKRPNEREFDDCCNEFWMVSTYVVKGLARKEILFAIDHLNEIARPNLLRMMAWQIGSEHGYTFSVGKNYKFIDRYLPNEDWEDLLSTYSENGYQEMWKSLFRCYELFRKYSKAVAESLGYQYPDYDEAITKYTENIYRSLS